A stretch of the Uranotaenia lowii strain MFRU-FL chromosome 3, ASM2978415v1, whole genome shotgun sequence genome encodes the following:
- the LOC129752895 gene encoding uncharacterized protein LOC129752895, with protein MMRTPPSSADGDQRQELYVDNAVMPKQQNVVKSESKELKVMKFKMEAMKRNLLRVEDGLLDEDVVPNMNLQSKQFLQLQVRIVEAAHTEAEALRMRLFELDAEEEIREEYEADYIEIEHLYGKLFVFLTTRMDDIERKEKEQIYPPAVSNPPFSTAQYHVPPLKVPLPTFDGKYENWYAFKSMFQTVMSRYRSESPAIKLYHLRNSLVDKAAGIIDQDIINNNDYDAAWMILQNRFEDRRLIIDKHIDALLDLPKLNSESATDLRKLIDVCTKNVDALRNLGLNVTGLGESMLLNRIASRLDSETRKAWELSQKIDELPDYAETMEFLRERCRVLEKINLLSSVKPAQRMQKPIRVVGDPKMRINSFVTRTEQCPHCQGSHELWKCDAVKKVSLSDRYTTLRKAGACFNCLQKGHRTTNCSSESTCKKCKKRHHTILHSENNNQQKRSETPATSTKFPEPNQHTSEATPAVQVFPESETRSSFCVQPKVGGKQILLSTAVVLVCGKAGEPYPCRVLLDSGSHTNFVTESFAALLALEKEPVHFSISGLNDIKTKVRFKVHTMIKSRISEYHSCLDFLVVPRITGLLPLTTIDPVPLSIPDGIQLADPNFYVPEKVDMLLGAEVFFQMLKTDRLHLSSSAVLQDTQFGWVLSGAIPKKCSGVVQSFCNTVEDENLDALVKRFWQIDSFSDPEPAKEPEEELCVQHYLDTYQRAPDGRYVVRLPFNGLQHKLGDSRVMAEKRFHAVERRLDASPDIKQQYSEFLREYEDLGHMKQNTNNDQDNQHAAYYLPHHYVLKPSSTTTRLRVVFDGSAESSSGISINKTQMVGPTVQSHLVQILLNFRSYKFVFTLDIPKMYRQVLVHQDDIPYQRIVWRETRNQPLRTYDLQTVTYGLASSPFLATMTLNQLAEDEGHRYPLAAEVLKNSFYIDDALTGANTLAETIELKNQLVALLARGGFEAHKFCANSDLILTDAPNENCEVSINTDPSINTIMKTLGVSWKPKEDCFTFVVPQNVHLKITQATKRSILSDVAKIFDPLGFLGPINTTAKLIIRDLWSLGLEWDEPVPPNNLKVWSKFYRQLETLNTISIPRWIFGDMAKKVELHGYADASDAAYGACIYVRLVLNDGSSRMQLEITTPRAELLAAQLLARLVTQLLDLLKRTFDSIVLWSDSQIVLCWLRRSPETLSVYVGNRVREIQQLTNTLEWRYIPSKENPADVISRGLSPTGLQTSTLWWNGPPIIRTNHTELLNPISDDELPELRRVALPTVNEHPRVELFNRISRFTIMQRSMAYVVRFCDYVKNNRKRLTKGSLTVDEIQRSTTLMIRLVQAEAFDTERRMLTSPEQFRHPLRHLNPFVDPKDGILRLKHADIPYESKHQALLPQKHPFTAVLLRHLHRSNMHIGQRGLLGIVRQQYWPLHAKTLIRRLIHQCVPCFRMNPRPATQLMGDLPDYRVRPAPVFADTGLDFAGPFKIRSSTATRKPQETKGYVCVFVCMHTRALHLEAVSNLTSEAFIGTLQRFVSRRGIPRNLYSDNATNFEGANNEMCRLAELFRNEHHQKTLSDYTAMRAIEWHFIPPRSPHFGGIWEAGVKSVKFHLKRVLAEHKLSYEELATVLTQIEAILNSRPLTPTSEDPNDIGAITPAHFLIGHELQAIPEPSYQHIPQGRLSRWQFVQDLKQKFWNVWMIDYLHELQRRQKDFKVTKLKVGALVLVIDDNTPPLQWLLARITDLYPGPDNVVRVVGLRTQTGTTRRAVKKICLLPLDNEEVKGDLK; from the exons ATGATGCGTACACCGCCATCGAGTGCTGACGGTGATCAGCGGCAAGAACTGTACGTTGACAATGCAGTGATGCCAAAACAACAGAACGTAGTTAAAAGTGAATCTAAAGAACTAAAagtgatgaaatttaaaatggaaGCAATGAAGAGAAATTTATTGAGAGTGGAAGATGGTCTATTGGATGAAGATGTAGTGCCTAATATGAATCTGCAAAGTAAGCAGTTTTTGCAGCTTCAAGTGAGAATAGTGGAAGCAGCTCACACGGAAGCAGAGGCTCTCAGGATGCGACTTTTCGAATTGGATGCTGAGGAAGAAATTCGAGAAGAGTACGAAGCGGATTACATCGAGATTGAACACCTGTATGGTAAGCTGTTTGTGTTCTTAACCACTCGGATGGATGACATCGAGAGGAAGGAGAAGGAGCAGATATACCCCCCAGCCGTAAGTAACCCACCTTTTTCTACTGCACAATATCATGTGCCTCCATTGAAAGTTCCTCTACCTACGTTCGACGGAAAATATGAGAATTGGTACGCATTCAAGTCGATGTTCCAGACAGTTATGTCCCGATATAGATCTGAATCACCAGCAATTAAACTGTACCATTTGCGCAATTCTCTTGTGGATAAGGCAGCAGGTATCATCGACCAAGATATCATCAACAATAATGACTACGATGCTGCTTGGATGATATTGCAGAATCGTTTCGAAGACCGTCGACTAATTATTGACAAGCACATAGATGCGTTGCTTGATTTGCCGAAACTCAACAGCGAGAGTGCCACCGATCTTCGTAAACTGATCGATGTGTGCACCAAAAATGTGGATGCTTTGAGGAACTTGGGTTTAAATGTAACTGGGCTGGGGGAAAGTATGCTTCTTAATCGTATAGCTTCGAGACTGGACAGTGAAACCCGAAAGGCTTGGGAACTATCGCAGAAAATTGATGAACTCCCAGATTACGCAGAAACTATGGAGTTTTTGCGAGAAAGATGTCGTGTACTGGAGAAAATCAACCTTCTTTCTTCAGTGAAACCAGCTCAAAGAATGCAGAAGCCAATTCGAGTTGTAGGAGATCCCAAGATGAGAATCAACAGCTTCGTTACTCGCACCGAACAGTGTCCCCACTGCCAAGGAAGTCATGAATTGTGGAAGTGCGACGCTGTTAAAAAGGTTTCTTTGTCCGATCGCTACACGACGCTGCGCAAAGCCGGTGCTTGCTTCAATTGCTTACAGAAGGGGCATAGAACAACCAACTGCAGTTCTGAGAGCACTTGCAAGAAGTGCAAAAAGCGGCACCATACAATTCTTCACTCGGAAAACAACAATCAACAGAAGCGATCCGAAACCCCTGCTACGTCTACGAAGTTTCCCGAACCAAACCAGCATACATCGGAAGCAACGCCAGCTGTACAGGTTTTTCCAGAATCCGAAACCCGATCATCGTTCTGCGTGCAACCCAAGGTAGGAGGAAAGCAGATACTGTTATCAACAGCAGTAGTTCTTGTTTGTGGCAAAGCTGGAGAACCGTATCCTTGCCGCGTACTTTTGGACTCTGGGTCGCATACAAACTTCGTGACTGAAAGCTTTGCTGCACTACTCGCACTGGAGAAGGAACCGGTGCATTTTTCGATTAGCGGTCTCAACGACATCAAGACGAAAGTTCGGTTCAAGGTTCACACCATGATCAAATCACGAATCAGCGAATACCATTCTTGCCTAGATTTCCTTGTTGTACCAAGGATTACCGGACTATTACCATTGACGACGATTGATCCAGTTCCTCTCTCGATTCCTGACGGTATCCAATTGGCGGATCCGAACTTCTACGTACCGGAAAAGGTTGACATGCTTCTGGGCGCGGAAGTATTTTTCCAAATGTTGAAAACCGATCGCCTGCATCTTTCAAGTTCTGCCGTTCTCCAAGATACCCAGTTTGGCTGGGTTCTGAGCGGTGCTATCCCGAAAAAGTGTTCCGGAGTTGTGCAATCATTCTGTAATACCGTTGAAGACGAAAACCTGGACGCATTAGTGAAGCGATTTTGGCAAATTGATTCCTTTAGTGACCCCGAACCAGCAAAGGAACCCGAAGAAGAACTCTGCGTCCAACACTACCTGGACACCTACCAACGAGCACCCGATGGACGATATGTGGTCCGCCTTCCATTCAACGGTTTGCAGCACAAATTGGGAGATTCAAGAGTGATGGCCGAAAAGCGATTCCATGCCGTTGAGAGACGTCTCGACGCATCACCTGATATCAAGCAACAGTACAGTGAATTCCTCAGAGAATACGAAGATCTTGGTCACATGAAGCAGAATACCAACAACGATCAAGATAACCAACATGCTGCATACTACCTGCCCCATCATTACGTGTTGAAACCAAGCAGTACGACGACAAGATTGAGAGTAGTTTTTGATGGATCTGCCGAGTCTAGTTCAGGCATATCTATCAACAAGACCCAGATGGTTGGACCGACTGTACAGAGTCATCTTGTGCAAATTCTATTAAATTTCCGCTCCTACAAGTTTGTTTTCACTTTGGACATACCAAAAATGTACCGCCAGGTATTGGTACATCAAGATGACATCCCGTATCAACGCATAGTATGGAGAGAGACGCGGAATCAACCCCTGCGAACATACGACCTACAGACAGTAACCTATGGTTTGGCGTCATCTCCCTTTTTGGCCACTATGACCCTGAACCAATTGGCCGAAGACGAAGGACATCGTTACCCATTAGCAGCcgaagttttgaaaaactccTTCTACATCGATGACGCACTTACGGGTGCGAACACGCTTGCAGAAACGATTGAACTGAAGAACCAGTTAGTAGCACTGTTGGCAAGAGGTGGCTTCGAAGCGCACAAATTTTGCGCGAATTCCGATTTGATTCTAACTGACGCTCCGAACGAAAATTGCGAAGTGAGCATTAATACAGATCCCAGCATAAATACCATCATGAAGACGCTCGGCGTTTCATGGAAACCGAAGGAAGATTGTTTCACTTTTGTCGTACCTCAAAATGTCCACTTGAAGATTACTCAAGCAACGAAGCGTTCGATACTCAGCGACGTCGCCAAGATTTTTGATCCGCTTGGATTTCTCGGTCCGATCAACACAACAGCTAAGTTAATCATACGTGATCTCTGGTCATTGGGATTGGAGTGGGATGAGCCAGTTCCACCCAACAACTTGAAGGTTTGGAGCAAATTCTACCGTCAGCTGGAGACGCTGAACACTATCTCAATCCCGAGATGGATTTTTGGTGATATGGCAAAGAAAGTCGAACTCCATGGGTATGCGGATGCATCGGATGCAGCTTACGGCGCTTGCATCTACGTACGTCTTGTTTTGAACGATGGATCATCGAGAATGCAGTTG GAGATCACAACACCCCGAGCAGAACTGCTGGCTGCTCAATTACTGGCCCGACTAGTGACACAACTACTTGATCTACTGAAGCGAACTTTTGACTCCATCGTCCTGTGGAGTGACTCCCAAATCGTGCTCTGTTGGCTGCGTCGTTCTCCAGAAACATTATCAGTGTACGTCGGGAACCGAGTGCGAGAGATACAGCAACTGACGAACACTCTTGAATGGCGGTACATCCCATCGAAGGAGAACCCTGCGGATGTCATCTCCCGAGGTCTGTCACCAACAGGCCTTCAGACGTCTACTTTGTGGTGGAATGGTCCGCCAATAATTCGAACCAATCATACTGAGTTGCTGAACCCGATTTCCGATGATGAATTACCGGAATTGAGACGAGTCGCCCTACCTACTGTCAATGAACACCCTCGAGTCGAACTATTCAACCGAATCAGCCGATTTACCATCATGCAGCGGTCCATGGCATACGTGGTTCGCTTCTGTGACTACGTCAAGAATAACAGGAAACGATTGACCAAGGGATCTCTAACAGTCGATGAGATTCAGCGGTCTACTACACTTATGATACGATTAGTGCAAGCCGAAGCATTTGACACCGAGCGTCGAATGCTAACCAGTCCGGAACAATTCCGGCATCCCCTGCGACATCTGAACCCATTTGTAGACCCAAAAGACGGCATTCTCCGTTTGAAGCACGCTGACATACCATACGAAAGCAAACATCAAGCCTTATTGCCGCAGAAGCATCCATTTACTGCAGTTTTGTTGCGGCATCTTCATCGTTCCAACATGCATATTGGTCAACGAGGACTCCTAGGCATTGTTCGCCAACAATATTGGCCTCTTCACGCAAAAACCCTGATTCGCCGATTGATACATCAATGCGTGCCATGCTTCCGGATGAATCCCCGTCCGGCAACTCAACTGATGGGCGATCTCCCCGACTACCGTGTTCGACCAGCACCAGTATTTGCAGATACTGGCCTCGATTTTGCGGGGCCCTTCAAAATTCGTTCGAGTACAGCAACCCGTAAACCGCAGGAGACCAAGGGGTACGTCTGTGTCTTTGTGTGCATGCATACCAGGGCCTTGCACTTGGAAGCCGTCTCAAACTTGACCTCCGAAGCATTCATAGGCACTCTACAACGCTTCGTGAGTCGTCGTGGAATTCCTCGTAACCTGTATTCGGATAATGCCACCAACTTTGAAGGAGCGAACAACGAGATGTGTCGACTAGCTGAGCTTTTCCGAAATGAACACCATCAAAAAACCTTGAGTGATTACACAGCGATGCGGGCAATTGAATGGCATTTCATTCCACCACGCAGCCCCCACTTCGGCGGTATTTGGGAGGCCGGGGTCAAATCGgtgaaatttcatctgaaacGAGTACTTGCTGAACACAAACTTTCCTACGAGGAGTTGGCAACGGTCCTTACACAAATTGAAGCCATCCTAAATTCCCGTCCTCTTACGCCTACATCAGAAGACCCCAACGATATTGGTGCTATTACACCTGCACACTTTTTGATCGGCCACGAACTCCAGGCGATACCAGAACCCTCCTATCAACACATCCCTCAAGGTCGACTCTCAAGATGGCAGTTTGTGCAGGACTTGAAGCAGAAGTTCTGGAACGTGTGGATGATCGACTATCTTCACGAGTTGCAGCGTCGCCAGAAGGACTTCAAGGTTACGAAACTCAAGGTTGGCGCACTTGTCTTGGTTATCGACGACAACACACCACCGCTTCAGTGGCTGCTTGCTCGAATTACCGACCTGTATCCTGGTCCTGATAACGTCGTTCGTGTGGTCGGACTGCGGACACAAACCGGAACAACAAGGAGAGCAGTCAAGAAGATTTGTTTGTTGCCCCTGGACAACGAGGAGGTCAAAGGAGATTTGAAATGA